TACCATTGAAACAGATATCGCCTCGGATATTCCGGAAATGATTATTGATGGAGAGGCCATAGCCAGTGTTCTAGTCAATTTATTGAGCAACGCCATGAAATATTCACCCAAGAAAAAGAAAGTGGCAGTAACATTAATGAGAGATGGTGAAAACGCTGTCCTTCAGGTCAAGGACAAAGGCATGGGAATTTCGCCCGAAGAAATCCCAAAAATATTTCAAAGGTTTTATCGGTCAAAAAATATAACTGCTTCTGAAACAGGAGGAAGCGGATTGGGCCTTACCCTGGCCAGACACATTATCGAAGCTCACGGCGGTAGAATTCAGGTTGAAAGCGAACCGGGGGAAGGCAGTATCTTTTCTGTGATTCTTCCCCTGTCTAACCCCGAGAGGAATCAGAATGAGAAAAAAGATACTGATCATCGAAGATGAAGAAGACCTGGTTAAAGGTTTGAAACTCAATCTGGCTGATGAAGAATACGAAGTCGACTGGGCTTCTGATGGTTTGGAAGGTCTTCGCAAAGCCCTTAAGGAAACGCCCGATCTGATCATTCTCGATATTATGCTGCCTGAGAAAAACGGCCTGGAGGTCTGCCGGGAACTCCGGCAAAAAAATATCGGTATCCCGATCATTATGCTCACTGCCAAAGGAGAAGAGATCGACAAGGTGGTGGGACTTGAGATCGGGGCTGACGATTATATCACCAAGCCGTTCAGCGTCCGCGAGCTTTTAGCCCGGTTGAAGGCGCATTTACGGCGCGCCGATAGAGAAGTAAACACTCTTGCCGGCATATATTCCTTCAATGAGGTAGAAATTGATTTTGCCCATTTTAAAGCACGGCGCAAAGGGAAAGAGCTGGATTTCACCTCCACTGAAATGGATATTCTCAAGTATTTGATCGCTCATCGCGGCGAAGTGGTGACCAGAGATGATCTGCTTGACAAGATATGGGGCTATGACAGTTATCCCACTACCCGCACCATTGACAAT
This sequence is a window from Candidatus Latescibacter sp.. Protein-coding genes within it:
- a CDS encoding response regulator transcription factor is translated as MRKKILIIEDEEDLVKGLKLNLADEEYEVDWASDGLEGLRKALKETPDLIILDIMLPEKNGLEVCRELRQKNIGIPIIMLTAKGEEIDKVVGLEIGADDYITKPFSVRELLARLKAHLRRADREVNTLAGIYSFNEVEIDFAHFKARRKGKELDFTSTEMDILKYLIAHRGEVVTRDDLLDKIWGYDSYPTTRTIDNHILKLRKKIEDDPAHPQYILSVYGGGYRFVG